From Mya arenaria isolate MELC-2E11 chromosome 12, ASM2691426v1, the proteins below share one genomic window:
- the LOC128210670 gene encoding putative nuclease HARBI1, with amino-acid sequence MAAGHRAIVRDRMFLRQVPRPRVFRDRSNPLEDLREEEIFARYRFRPDTIYFIVDLCQAAARDTGRCFAIPLVLCVLSYLRFLATGAFQLTVGDTVNLSQPTVSRVCRQVGQVLSALADRYISFPSGDRVRQVKQQFGAMAGFPNVVGVIDCTHVSIKKPSANPEDYIGRKGIPTINVQAVCDASYRITSAVVMWPGRTHDARIWRQCALRRRFEDGAEILTSMYPLAFNHPLMHANLLVT; translated from the exons ATGGCGGCTGGACATAGAGCTATCGTTAGAGATCGTATGTTTCTGAGGCAAGTGCCACGTCCTCGTGTTTTTCGCGATAGGAGTAACCCTCTGGAGGACCTAAGGGAAGAGGAGATATTTGCTCGTTATCGTTTCCGGCCGGATACGATCTACTTCATTGTTGATTTATGCCAGGCAGCTGCCCGGGACACAGGCAGATGTTTCGCCATACCTTTGGTGTTGTGCGTTTTAAGCTATCTGCGATTTTTGGCCACAGGAGCTTTCCAGTTGACTGTCGGTGACACTGTCAACCTGAGCCAGCCCACAGTTAGCAGAGTTTGCCGCCAGGTTGGACAGGTGCTTTCTGCTCTTGCAGACCGGTATATCAGCTTCCCCTCCGGTGATCGTGTCCGTCAAGTGAAGCAGCAGTTCGGTGCCATGGCTG GCTTTCCCAACGTTGTCGGGGTAATTGATTGCACCCATGTTTCGATAAAGAAGCCATCGGCCAATCCAGAGGATTACATTGGGAGGAAAGGAATTCCTACAATAAATGTGCAG GCTGTATGTGATGCCTCATATAGGATTACATCAGCAGTAGTGATGTGGCCAGGGAGGACACACGATGCACGAATCTGGCGCCAATGTGCACTCCGAAGGAGGTTTGAAGACG gtgCCGAGATCCTGACGTCTATGTACCCATTAGCTTTTAATCATCCTCTGATGCATGCTAACCTGCTTGTAACATAG